The Pseudomonas allokribbensis genome has a window encoding:
- a CDS encoding TonB-dependent siderophore receptor produces MSAIHELKPLFKALVISRTLRSRSVLAGMGMACLLPLSAQVQAEDKTFNIAAQSLPQALQAFGEQSNMQVIYSADDLAGLKSFAVKGNMTPESAIGQLLRGTDVRFTVEGNTLMLVRSGSAKGLELGATTINATALGTTTEGTNSYTTGAVTIGKGQQKLKDIPQSVSVLTRKRMDDQNISNLTQAVEATTGLTALKSPGPGIFIYSRGFDIEAIQYDGVPIPRNVYALGSYITENMAIYDRMEVIRGAAGLLQGANSPGGAINMVRKRGQAEPTVTLTAKAGSWDRYGSQADVGGPLNDAGTIRGRAVVNYEKDHSFTDYAWNWEQTVYGALDFDLDEDTVLGIGFSNKKSHGRPYLLGLPRYADASNINLPRSTYTGATWNRSMNDQTAVYADLEHHFNDSWKIKASAIAMNESNEATYQFVAGVVPVGGSTGPRFSDYSTDFANKNRAFDIYLDGQFEGFGFKQGLTVGANYSKFTSDDKYARQFTPGVDIFDIDHNRPQQSFDMIADNANLAVSTYDVRQKGLYGSYRINLTDPLTLILGARTSWYDFSFDQDNYFARELQEGGEKNSIKSTGRVTPYVGMVYALNEQWSAYGSVAEVFIPQTQLTKEKTALKPIEGTNYELGIKGELMDGRFNTSLALFRYIQKNRAVSDLTTDIEGPEACNGWYCSTASGKVRSQGLEAEIAGELFDGMQISSGYTYNTTKFLEDSDLKGKRFATGTPMHMFRLWGDYTLPGDFHKVSVGAGVNAQSSTVSFDRSFDLPGFAIWGSRVAYQATDEVNLAVNLNNMFDKRYIIPAFAQINSNSYYGDPRNVMFSVTYKPQF; encoded by the coding sequence ATGTCCGCAATTCACGAATTGAAACCCCTGTTCAAGGCCCTGGTGATTTCCCGAACGTTGCGCTCGCGCTCTGTACTGGCGGGGATGGGCATGGCGTGCCTGCTGCCGCTCAGTGCTCAGGTCCAGGCCGAAGACAAAACCTTCAATATCGCGGCACAGTCCCTGCCACAGGCGCTGCAAGCGTTTGGCGAGCAGAGCAACATGCAGGTCATCTACAGCGCCGATGATCTGGCGGGCCTCAAGAGCTTTGCAGTCAAAGGCAACATGACCCCGGAGTCGGCCATCGGCCAGCTCCTGCGCGGCACCGATGTGCGTTTCACCGTGGAAGGCAACACCCTGATGCTGGTGCGCAGTGGCAGCGCCAAAGGTCTGGAACTGGGTGCCACCACGATCAACGCCACCGCGCTGGGCACCACCACCGAAGGCACCAATTCTTATACCACCGGTGCCGTGACCATCGGCAAGGGCCAGCAGAAACTCAAGGACATCCCGCAGTCGGTCAGCGTCCTGACTCGCAAGCGCATGGATGACCAGAACATCAGCAACCTGACCCAGGCCGTCGAAGCCACCACCGGCCTGACCGCGCTGAAGTCGCCAGGCCCGGGTATCTTCATTTACTCCCGTGGTTTCGACATCGAAGCGATCCAGTACGACGGCGTGCCGATCCCGCGCAACGTGTATGCGCTGGGCAGCTACATCACCGAAAACATGGCGATCTACGACCGCATGGAAGTGATCCGTGGCGCGGCCGGTCTGCTGCAAGGCGCGAACAGCCCGGGCGGCGCGATCAACATGGTGCGCAAACGCGGCCAGGCCGAACCGACCGTGACCCTCACCGCCAAGGCGGGCAGCTGGGATCGTTATGGCTCCCAGGCTGACGTCGGTGGCCCGTTGAACGATGCCGGCACCATCCGTGGTCGTGCAGTGGTCAACTATGAAAAAGACCACTCGTTCACCGACTACGCCTGGAACTGGGAACAGACCGTGTACGGCGCCCTGGATTTTGATCTGGACGAAGACACCGTGCTCGGCATCGGTTTCAGCAACAAGAAGAGCCACGGCCGTCCGTATCTGCTGGGCCTGCCGCGCTACGCCGACGCGAGCAACATCAACTTGCCGCGCTCGACCTACACCGGTGCAACCTGGAACCGTTCGATGAACGACCAGACCGCGGTGTACGCCGACCTTGAACACCACTTCAACGACAGCTGGAAAATCAAGGCCTCGGCCATCGCCATGAACGAGTCGAACGAGGCGACCTATCAGTTCGTTGCGGGCGTGGTTCCGGTGGGCGGCAGCACCGGCCCACGTTTCTCCGATTACTCGACTGACTTCGCCAACAAGAACCGTGCGTTCGACATCTACCTCGACGGTCAGTTTGAAGGCTTCGGCTTCAAGCAAGGCCTGACCGTGGGTGCCAACTACTCCAAGTTCACCAGCGATGACAAATACGCTCGCCAGTTCACGCCGGGCGTAGACATTTTCGACATCGATCACAACCGTCCGCAGCAGTCGTTCGACATGATCGCCGACAACGCCAACCTGGCCGTGAGCACTTACGATGTTCGCCAGAAAGGCCTCTACGGCAGTTACAGAATCAACCTGACCGATCCGCTGACCCTGATCCTCGGCGCGCGTACCAGCTGGTATGACTTCTCCTTCGACCAGGACAACTACTTCGCTCGCGAACTGCAGGAAGGCGGCGAGAAAAACTCGATCAAGAGCACCGGCCGTGTAACGCCTTACGTCGGCATGGTGTATGCGCTCAACGAACAGTGGTCGGCCTACGGCAGCGTTGCCGAAGTGTTCATTCCGCAAACCCAGCTGACCAAAGAGAAGACCGCGCTCAAGCCGATCGAAGGCACCAACTACGAGCTGGGTATCAAGGGCGAGCTGATGGATGGCCGCTTCAACACGTCCCTGGCGTTGTTCCGCTACATCCAGAAAAACCGCGCCGTGTCTGACCTGACCACTGACATCGAAGGGCCGGAGGCCTGCAACGGCTGGTACTGCTCGACGGCGTCGGGCAAGGTTCGCAGCCAGGGTCTGGAAGCGGAAATCGCCGGTGAACTGTTCGATGGCATGCAGATTTCCAGCGGCTATACCTACAACACCACCAAGTTCCTCGAAGACTCCGACCTCAAGGGCAAGCGCTTCGCCACCGGTACGCCGATGCACATGTTCCGCCTGTGGGGCGACTACACCCTGCCGGGTGATTTCCACAAGGTCAGCGTCGGTGCCGGTGTGAATGCCCAGAGCAGCACGGTCAGCTTCGACCGCAGCTTCGATCTGCCGGGCTTTGCCATCTGGGGTTCGCGCGTTGCCTACCAGGCTACCGACGAGGTCAACCTGGCCGTCAACCTGAACAACATGTTCGACAAGCGCTACATCATTCCGGCCTTCGCCCAGATCAACAGCAACAGCTACTACGGCGATCCGCGTAACGTGATGTTCAGCGTGACGTACAAACCGCAGTTCTGA
- a CDS encoding non-ribosomal peptide synthetase, which produces MNEVVMEQQDVGQALTPEQQMLCDQLPGAACWADAARFLRIDIAGELDVARLQAAFDQVLAQQPMLLARLAKAPGFHGLRQFTDIAGERFPLTVQSAPASEAEIQAQLTEWAQRAFVPGESAGVHAVLYALPEQRWALVLGAARHSLDDNALTLVYQQLLSAYEQREWPEDEEAGEFGQYLEWRSEVILDEDAATARAYWQAQLNGIDASLSTPWLAARESTVSGTDSATLDKPLDAALIAGLERLAQTVAQPVTVLMQSAWWLLLARLSGRDEVLMGWRHDGREDYEYFSGAIGVFEKTLPLNLPVDTEQSFTQWLPTVAARLEEHRLWQEYWAPELQPAAARPAYGFALHRQAQPVAIGATRCTAQRVETGRGGVFELLLQVQLNAENVASAVALEYAAQRYSAASMQVLLDQYVTLLGQLVADAHAPLNAISLLTEAERQRLLSINPSAHSWADTPLLPQRIAEWAQSTPEALALTDETGRLNYAQLQAQVERLAAGLHAEGVGRDSIVALALPRSVALVVAMLAIWRVGAAYLPLDRQWPLARQQLMLEQARAGLLLTDATQIAEWHGSALPVRSIDQLLEAGSATALAHETQGSDLAYVLFTSGSTGMPKGVLIEHRHLLNYTASVSTALGLDGHRHFGLTSTVAADLGNTTLFGALFNGAALHVASDEQMQDAQAFAGYLQEHAVDCLKIVPSHLAALLDSDTPRLPRTLVLGGEAIAAPLIQRIAQVRGDCRVFNHYGPTETTVGVMVHKVAPGQGAGLLSQVLDNNQVYVLDAQLRLAPVGVVGELYVGGAQLFRGYVNVDAEAGLLIDNPFINGERLYRTGDLARYSPEGAIVLHGRRDHQIKVRGFRIELTEVEAQLLRLPSVQEAVVIAGDSPEQGLQAFVVARESLAADSLREQLAQQLPAVMVPQQIRFIERLPRLANGKIDRKALQQLVDQGVDDDYVAPRDALETLLAGRMAQLLGQDRLSIERDFFAAGGHSLLVIKLVAGIRKLLQCEIHPGVVFDHPTVAGLAQALRGQEASPGQLDKLAQARVRLESMSPEEKALLTEKARQLQAAKVAQDV; this is translated from the coding sequence ATGAACGAGGTGGTGATGGAACAACAGGACGTGGGGCAAGCGTTGACCCCCGAGCAGCAGATGCTCTGCGATCAACTGCCGGGCGCTGCGTGCTGGGCTGACGCCGCACGTTTCTTGCGCATCGATATTGCCGGCGAGCTCGACGTGGCGCGCCTGCAAGCGGCCTTCGACCAGGTGCTGGCGCAGCAACCGATGTTGCTGGCCCGGTTGGCCAAGGCCCCGGGTTTTCATGGCCTGCGCCAGTTCACCGACATTGCCGGCGAGCGTTTCCCGCTGACCGTGCAAAGTGCTCCCGCCAGCGAAGCCGAGATTCAGGCGCAATTGACCGAATGGGCGCAGCGCGCCTTTGTGCCCGGCGAGTCGGCCGGCGTGCACGCGGTGTTGTACGCGCTGCCCGAACAGCGTTGGGCGCTGGTGCTGGGCGCGGCCCGTCACAGTCTGGATGACAACGCGCTGACGCTGGTCTATCAGCAGTTGCTGAGCGCGTATGAACAGCGTGAATGGCCTGAGGACGAAGAGGCGGGGGAGTTCGGTCAATACCTGGAATGGCGCAGCGAAGTGATCCTCGACGAGGATGCCGCGACCGCCCGTGCTTATTGGCAGGCACAACTCAATGGCATCGATGCGAGCCTGTCGACGCCTTGGCTGGCGGCGCGCGAATCCACGGTGTCGGGTACTGATTCGGCGACCCTCGACAAGCCACTGGACGCGGCATTGATCGCCGGGCTTGAACGTCTGGCGCAGACAGTTGCACAACCGGTGACGGTGCTGATGCAAAGCGCCTGGTGGCTGTTGCTGGCGCGTTTGAGCGGTCGCGACGAAGTGCTGATGGGTTGGCGCCACGATGGTCGTGAAGACTATGAGTATTTCTCTGGCGCAATCGGCGTGTTCGAGAAAACCCTGCCGCTGAATCTGCCCGTCGATACCGAACAGTCGTTCACGCAATGGCTGCCGACAGTCGCCGCGCGCCTGGAAGAACATCGTCTCTGGCAGGAATACTGGGCCCCTGAACTGCAACCGGCGGCTGCGCGCCCGGCCTATGGTTTTGCGTTGCATCGTCAGGCACAGCCGGTGGCGATCGGCGCGACCCGCTGCACAGCGCAACGGGTGGAAACCGGGCGTGGTGGCGTATTCGAGTTGCTGTTGCAAGTGCAGTTGAACGCGGAAAACGTGGCCAGCGCGGTGGCGCTGGAATATGCCGCGCAGCGCTACAGTGCGGCGTCGATGCAAGTGCTGCTGGATCAATACGTCACGCTGCTGGGCCAACTCGTGGCCGACGCACACGCGCCGCTGAATGCGATCAGCCTGCTGACCGAGGCCGAGCGTCAGCGCTTGCTGTCGATCAATCCGTCGGCGCATTCCTGGGCCGATACCCCGTTGCTGCCGCAACGCATCGCCGAATGGGCGCAGTCCACGCCAGAAGCGCTGGCACTGACCGATGAGACCGGCCGCCTGAATTACGCGCAGTTGCAGGCGCAGGTTGAACGGCTGGCGGCGGGCTTGCATGCCGAGGGCGTGGGCCGTGATTCGATCGTCGCGCTGGCCTTGCCGCGTTCGGTGGCGCTGGTGGTGGCGATGCTCGCGATCTGGCGAGTCGGCGCGGCGTATCTGCCGCTGGATCGCCAATGGCCGCTGGCACGTCAGCAATTGATGCTTGAACAAGCGCGTGCCGGCCTGTTGCTGACCGACGCCACGCAGATCGCTGAATGGCACGGCAGCGCGCTGCCGGTGCGTTCAATCGATCAATTGCTGGAAGCGGGTTCTGCAACGGCTCTGGCTCATGAAACCCAGGGCAGCGATCTCGCCTACGTGCTGTTCACTTCGGGTTCTACCGGCATGCCGAAAGGCGTGTTGATCGAACACCGTCATCTGCTCAACTACACCGCCAGTGTCAGCACGGCACTGGGGCTGGACGGTCACCGGCACTTCGGTCTGACCTCCACGGTGGCGGCGGATCTGGGCAACACCACGTTGTTCGGCGCGCTGTTCAACGGGGCGGCGTTGCACGTGGCCAGCGATGAACAGATGCAAGACGCACAGGCATTCGCCGGCTACCTGCAAGAGCATGCCGTCGATTGCCTGAAAATCGTTCCGTCGCATCTGGCTGCGCTGCTCGACAGCGACACGCCGCGTTTGCCGCGAACTCTGGTGCTGGGCGGAGAGGCGATTGCCGCACCGCTGATCCAGCGCATCGCGCAGGTGCGTGGCGATTGCCGGGTGTTCAACCACTACGGCCCGACCGAAACCACGGTCGGCGTGATGGTGCACAAGGTTGCGCCGGGGCAGGGCGCCGGTCTGCTGAGCCAGGTGCTCGACAACAATCAGGTGTATGTGCTCGACGCGCAGCTGCGATTGGCGCCGGTCGGTGTCGTCGGCGAGTTGTATGTCGGCGGTGCGCAACTGTTTCGCGGCTACGTCAATGTCGACGCCGAGGCGGGACTGTTGATCGACAACCCGTTCATCAACGGCGAACGCCTGTATCGCACCGGCGATCTTGCGCGCTACTCGCCTGAAGGCGCGATTGTCCTGCACGGGCGGCGCGATCATCAGATCAAGGTGCGCGGTTTCCGCATCGAGCTGACGGAAGTCGAGGCGCAATTGCTGCGCCTGCCATCCGTGCAGGAAGCGGTGGTGATTGCCGGGGACAGCCCTGAGCAAGGCTTGCAGGCGTTTGTCGTGGCGCGTGAATCGCTGGCGGCGGACAGCCTGCGTGAGCAACTGGCGCAGCAACTACCGGCGGTGATGGTGCCGCAGCAGATTCGCTTCATCGAGCGCTTGCCACGGCTGGCCAACGGCAAGATCGATCGCAAGGCCTTGCAGCAACTGGTCGATCAAGGTGTCGACGACGATTACGTCGCGCCGCGAGACGCCCTCGAAACCTTGCTGGCCGGGCGCATGGCGCAGTTGCTCGGGCAGGATCGCCTGAGCATCGAACGCGATTTTTTTGCCGCCGGTGGTCATTCGTTGCTGGTGATCAAACTGGTCGCGGGTATTCGCAAGCTGTTGCAGTGCGAAATCCACCCGGGCGTGGTCTTCGACCATCCGACCGTGGCCGGGCTTGCGCAAGCGTTGCGTGGCCAGGAAGCGAGTCCCGGGCAACTGGACAAACTGGCTCAGGCGCGGGTGCGTCTTGAGTCCATGAGCCCCGAGGAAAAAGCCCTGCTGACCGAAAAGGCCCGGCAGTTGCAAGCCGCCAAGGTGGCCCAGGACGTTTAA